A stretch of Salarias fasciatus chromosome 23, fSalaFa1.1, whole genome shotgun sequence DNA encodes these proteins:
- the sap130a gene encoding histone deacetylase complex subunit SAP130a → MSSQQFPRHGLPASSGGTPQIPAAGNLVSVPQPPAASASADPESTRDADGQPEHPPPPPPPPPGGGGGGGGTMAFRDDKQETMVVRPYPQVQTHGQPPATPQTVPIQPGTPVTVPAPSVHLPPGQPTVLPEGQMKAVLKSSMPSRHIAPAPASNQAHLPTPPKVPSHITVTIESSIAPTPSIPVATISGQQGHSSNLHHLLPANIHIIRGSAPALQIGTPAVPPQTFTSHLPRGAAAAAVMSSTKSVLRPATGASAGPGQPTVQHIIHQTLQSRPALTTSTTVLPTVVAPISATRTQSPVISPTVTHSAEVAHGRPGLTIHPSATVSIQRPQASRDTGTRITLPSNPAIGAGKPQPSHTMAQKPIFSPVTPVAAATVAPIVATNTVPSTTTIGTVPHTQMTSSTIVTMTMASHSSHATAVTTSAIPVAKVVPQPIAHSSSRVQSEYPGERANLIPIPAHRSSPNPVTMEARSDNRSSVPVQFQYFLPAYSSSYPLTHTYTPISSSVSTIRQYPVTPQAPSSGLPTQAGVGVATTVHLNHMQLMAVDRIGLPSAQISTQGIQPAPIAAQGIQPAPIGVQGLHTSAPITTQGIQQTPIVTQQQQPQAEAKPGVVLTDGFVASPISSTFSTTQPVATMVQAHAQGGVGAPTLVSSSRPSILRKKPANEGCVRKNLIPAQPSEPSSGRMESGVRGAGSPRPASVKPKAEVHVAVAPSVMAAVEALPSQGGEQQGVSSNSQHLAQAIPSLLATPGPVPPSQPSTVLSSLPAAMAVTPPVPASMANTVASPTQPAASSTAAGSACPDVKIKQEAESMDTSQPDPNASLSAAPTLAAQTALAAPAPGDLIPGASPRKKPRKQQHVISTEESEMVETNSTDEEKAPGRPITGRAERRDSPPREYVDEEGVRYVPVRPRPPVTLLRHYRNPWKAAYHHFQRYSDIRVKEEKKGTLQDMANQRGVACRAQGWKIHLCAAQLRQLSSLEHDVYSRLSTLQEGLIPKKRAGADDDLHRINELIQGNMQRCKLVMDQVTEARDSMMKVLDHKEKVLKLLNKNGAIKKSSKLKRKERA, encoded by the exons ATGAGCTCCCAGCAATTCCCCCGACACGGTCTGCCTGCCTCCAGCGGGGGAACACCTCAGATCCCTGCAGCTGGAAACCTGGTGTCTGTCCCTCAGCCCCCCGCTGCTTCAG CCAGTGCAGATCCGGAGAGTACTCGGGATGCTGACGGTCAGCCggagcatcctcctcctcctccgcctccacctcctggtggtggtggtggaggtggagggaccATGGCCTTCAGAGATGACAAGCAGGAGACCATGGTGGTCAGGCCGTACCCACAGGTGCAGACACACGGGCAGCCACCGGCCACCCCTCAAACTGTGCCAATCCAGCCAGGGACACCTGTGACTGTacccgctccgtcagtccaccTCCCACCAGGCCAGCCCACAGTCCTCCCTGAGGGACAGATGAAG GCGGTCCTAAAGTCATCGATGCCGAGTCGACATATTGCTCCAGCACCAGCCTCCAACCAGGCTCAcctccccaccccacccaaGGTGCCTAGtcacatcactgtcaccatAGAGAGCAGTATTGCCCCAACACCATCTATCCCTGTGGCAACCATCAGTGGTCAGCAG GGTCATTCTAGCAACTTGCACCACCTGCTGCCAGCGAACATTCATATCATTCGGGGCAGCGCCCCTGCACTGCAGATTGGGAcccctgcagtccctccccAGACCTTCACGTCTCATTTACCGCGAG GTGCTGCCGCAGCAGCTGTCATGTCCAGCACGAAGTCTGTCCTGCGGCCAGCCACAGGGGCAAGTGCAGGCCCGGGGCAGCCCACGGTGCAGCACATCATCCACCAGACCCTCCAG TCTCGTCCTGCACTGACAACCTCCACAACCGTGCTGCCGACGGTGGTGGCTCCCATCTCGGCAACAAGAACCCAGTCCCCGGTCATCAGTCCCACTGTCACACACTCTGCAGAGGTGGCTCATGG ACGTCCTGGGTTGACCATTCATCCTTCCGCCACTGTCAGCATCCAGAGACCTCAGGCGTCTCGTGACACTGGCACCCGGATCACTCTGCCGTCAAACCCTGCCATTGGAGCTGGAAAGCCTCAGCCTTCACACACCATGGCACAG AAGCCAATTTTCAGCCCTGTGACACCAGTAGCTGCTGCAACTGTGGCACCAATCGTTGCTACCAACACTGTGCCGTCTACAACCACAATAG GCACCGTGCCGCATACGCAAATGACCAGCAGCACAATTGTCACGATGACGATGGCGTCCCACTCGTCACATGCTACAGCAGTAACAACCTCGGCCATCCCTGTTG CTAAAGTCGTCCCGCAGCCCATCGCCCATTCTTCGTCCCGTGTGCAGTCCGAGTACCCAGGAGAGAGAGCCAATCTCATCCCCATCCCGGCCCACAGGTCCTCCCCTAACCCCGTCACCATGGAGGCCAGAAGTGACAACAG GTCTTCTGTGCCAGTACAGTTCCAGTATTTCCTCCCGGCTTACTCCTCTTCATACCCCTTGACCCATACCTATACTCCCATCAGCAGCTCTGTATCTACTATCCGCCAGTATCCTG tgaCTCCTCAAGCTCCAAGCTCAGGCTTGCCCACTCAGGCCGGAGTGGGCGTAGCGACAACTGTCCATCTGAACCACATGCAGCTGATGGCGGTGGATAGAATTGGACTGCCGTCCGCTCAGATCAGCACCCAGGGCATCCAGCCAGCACCCATCGCTGCACAAGGCATTCAGCCCGCCCCCATCGGAGTCCAGGGCCTGCACACATCTGCGCCGATCACCACGCAGGGGATACAGCAGACCCCGATAgtcacgcagcagcagcagccgcaagCCGAAGCCAAACCTG GAGTTGTTTTGACTGATGGTTTTGTAGCGAGCCCCATCAGCAGCACGTTCAGCACGACGCAGCCTGTAGCCACCATGGTCCAGGCGCACGCCCAGGGCGGCGTGGGAGCCCCCACActggtctcctcctccagacccagcATCCTCCGCAAGAAGCCTGCCAATGAAGG ATGTGTTCGTAAGAACCTGATCCCCGCGCAGCCCAGTGAGCCCAGCAGCGGCAGGATGGAGAGCGGTGTGAGAGGAGCCGGATCTCCCCGGCCTGCGAG CGTGAAGCCGAAGGCGGAGGTGCACGTGGCGGTGGCTCCTTCCGTCATGGCCGCCGTGGAGGCGCTGCCTTCTCAGGGAGGAGAGCAGCAAGGCGTGTCTTCGAACAGCCAGCACCTCGCTCAGGCCATCCCCTCCCTGCTGGCCACGCCGGGGCCCGTCCCGCCCTCGCAGCCCTCCACCGTCCTGTCCTCGCTGCCGGCGGCCATGGCCGTCACGCCGCCCGTTCCCGCCTCCATGGCCAACACCGTGGCCTCCCCGACGCAGCCGGCGGCCAGCAGCACCGCCGCCGGCTCCGCCTGTCCGGATGTGAAAATTAAGCAGGAGGCCGAGTCCATGGACACCTCTCAGCcag ACCCCAACGCCAGCCTGTCGGCGGCGCCGACACTCGCCGCCCAGACCGCGCTGGCGGCCCCCGCCCCGGGAGATCTCATCCCGGGAGCGTCTCCCAGGAAGAAGCCCCGCAAGCAGCAGCACGTCATTTCCACCGAGGAGTCGGAGATGGTGGAGACCAACAGCACGGACGAGGAGAAGGCGCCCGGCAGGCCCATCACTGGCAGGGCGGAGCGCCGCGACTCTCCGCCCAGGGAGTATGTCG ATGAGGAAGGCGTGCGCTACGTGCCGGTCAGGCCCCGCCCTCCGGTTACTCTGCTGCGACACTACCGGAACCCCTGGAAGGCTGCGTACCACCACTTCCAGAGATACAGTGACATTCGGGTCAAAG aggagaagaagggcACCCTGCAGGATATGGCCAATCAGAGAGGAGTGGCCTGCAGAGCGCAGGGCTGGAAGATCCACCTGTGTGCTGCACAGCTCAGACAGCTG TCGTCTTTGGAGCATGACGTTTACAGCCGCCTCTCCACCCTCCAAGAGGGCCTGATCCCCAAGAAGAGGGCCGGCGCCGACGACGACCTTCACCGCATCAACGAGCTCATTCAG GGTAACATGCAGCGCTGCAAGCTGGTGATGGACCAGGTGACGGAGGCCCGGGACTCCATGATGAAGGTGCTGGACCACAAGGAGAAGGTGCTGAAGCTGCTCAACAAGAACGGCGCCATCAAGAAGTCCTCCAAGCTGAAGCGCAAGGAGCGCGCGTAG
- the myo7ba gene encoding unconventional myosin-VIIa: MLHLSKGDFVWMDTGHGVPIGAEVTVTDTGQLQLTDDEGKEHRLNKKTQGGLRSMHPSSVKGVDDMISLGDLSEAGLLRNLLVRHKEGNIYTYTGSILVAVNPYQLLPIYTMDYVHMYTDRRLGELPPHVFAIADSCFFNMRRTQSNQCCIISGESGAGKTENTKLMLQFLAAVSGQHSWIEQQVLEANPILEAFGNAKTTRNDNSSRFGKYIDISFSKEGAIEGARIEQYLLEKSRVCRQAPEERNYHVFYDMLMGMPEDQKKLLSLGSASEYKYLTMGKCTSCEGRDDGNEYAHFRSALKVLTFSENDSWEISKLLAAILHLGNVNFTSSTVNNLEGSDIAKSSHFTMASKLLEVDPKALEDSLTQRSFMTARESVVKPLNTTQAMDGRDAFVKAIYGRLFIWVVHKINKAIYKPPEDESDVRQSIGLLDIFGFENFAKNSFEQLCINFANEQLQQFFVKHVFKLEQEEYAREGIVWKHIDYQDNQSTLDVLANKPMNMLALIDEESNFPKGTDATLLQKLNQVHGKGNIYLTPKNDHDTQFGIQHFAGAVYYDSKGFLEKNRDALSTDLIQLVETSANKLLKSAFHNELSGSSSTIKSSANPKMIITPSRQTVRQAADNKKRVPTLSGQFRKSLDLLMKTLTACQPYFIRCIKPNDFKRPKVFDRELCMTQLRYSGMMETIRIRKAGYPVRYSFDDFLNRYRVLLRAPTGDPKKENKEKLCESICKSVLAGKGDWKTGKTKIFLKDFHDTILELERMEQLNTKALLIQKVMRGYKYRRDFLRKKAAVLVIQKHWRGYKGRKLYRTVQLGFARLQAQVRSRQLCFQYKKKREAALVLQAHAKGYLARKEFRRKRDAVILLQAHTRGMLARKALKEKERARHLSAREKERERQAMLEKKKRLEEVLKRKKEMDDQAQQESITNQEMVDEIFGFLPTMVGGREGDAPAGLENIEGKRMIIEEIDIDEIPMEENSLDEDEDDGLDEYSFSKFATMYFQGAASASHVRQRLRQPLLYHEDEGDILASLTVWWIIQRFMGDSPEPRMQGRVRQSAAQERFLPQDLEQRVNESTPNRKASISSDKVQINPQGQRGSADKLSRSKRASAHSTEDQNRGSKQPGLQTVEEDSNVLIGEGPTMNRPLTSMEKLHIIVGYAILRPELRDEIYCQICKQIQGNNNRRSYFRGWILLSLCLGVFPPSDRFVKYLQSFVHSAPESYASFCAKRLRRTLMNGMRGEPPAWLELQATKTMKPIIMSVMLLDGRSINLPVDSASTSREICQLVANKIKLQDTFGFSVYVALYDKVWALGSGREHVMDAISQCEQEVKRRGGQEQHAPWRLIFRKEIFTPWHDSKEDKTSTDLIHRQIIHGLKFGEYRCEREDDLVQLAAQHLYVLHETDSSTANVKEAVQDCIKNSLLESKSEAKWLQMVSTAHAQGPYLASRKTADLVKADMVDFAREAWPMLFSRFFQVTKVSGPPLPKNKFIVAINWTGITFLDEREKRLLQLSFPEVTAINTLREKKVSGQTVSLLTLKGDFHLSGSNAEDMAELVTMFIGGLTERSQYAVALKEMSRSDDPTLLSFKKGELIIIIKDNEFSQERGWIKGQVDNTKRTGAVPIEAILILPTLSKPSNEVLNLINLSPNQRKNIIEANIKQTDTMTAVAPVTLKEFSLEYFRQPIKDVNRQVISRNAAPERLWAHSREPIRQPLLQKLGNSELSHKACLAFTAILKYMGDYPTKQMQSPLELTDQIFGPATKYEALRDEIYCQIMKQMTNNNNRFSMEQGWQLLWLCCGLFPPSKSLLRHAQRFVESRRRQPLASDCLQRMQDSLRMEPRKLPPHQVELDAIKQNSTQIFHKVHFPNDTDEIFEVATSTRVKDLIQSIVKKLKLASADGFSIFVKIQDKVLSLNDSDYFFDSLRNITDYSKGAKRIKDAGPVNISYRVFFMRKLWFNVIPGRDPKADSIFHFPQELPKYLRGYHISNKEDVLNIASLLLRIKIGKDKSQLVMIPKLLKELVPADQLKALSENEWKKNIAAAFNKQAASTAEEAKVAFLKTVSRWPTFGCAFFEVKQTSEPNFPDIVRIAISKQGLTIIHPKTKEVLANHPFNRIANWSSGSTYFHMTIGSLVKGTKFLCETSLGYKMDDLISSYVNMYVREKRALQARNQRFNM, translated from the exons ATGCTGCATCTCAGTAAG GGGGACTTCGTGTGGATGGACACCGGTCACGGTGTGCCGATCGGGGCAGAGGTGACGGTGACCGACACCGGCCAGCTTCAGCTGACCGACGATGAAGGAAAA GAACACCGGCTCAACAAGAAGACGCAGGGCGGCCTCCGCAGCATGCACCCCAGCTCGGTGAAGGGCGTGGACGACATGATAAGCCTGGGAGACCTGAGCGAGGCCGGCCTGCTCAGGAACCTCCTGGTGCGCCACAAAGAGGGCAACATATAT ACGTACACAGGCTCTATTCTGGTGGCGGTGAACCCCTACCAGCTGCTGCCCATCTACACCATGGACTATGTGCACATGTACACAGACCGGCGGCTGGGCGAACTGCCGCCGCACGTCTTCGCCATCGCAgacagctgcttcttcaacatGCGCCGCACCCAAAGTAACCAGTGCTGCATCATCAG CGGAGAGTCTGGAGCAGGGAAAACCGAGAACACCAAGCTGATGCTCCAGTTCCTGGCGGCGGTGAGCGGCCAGCACTCCTGGATCGAGCAGCAGGTTCTTGAGGCAAACCCCATCTTGGAGG CATTCGGAAACGCCAAGACCACCCGCAACGACAACTCCAGCCGCTTTGGGAAGTACATCGACATCAGCTTCAGCAAAGAGGGGGCCATCGAAGGGGCCCGGATCGAGCAGTACCTGCTGGAGAAGTCTCGGGTGTGCCGTCAG gccCCAGAGGAGAGAAACTACCATGTGTTCTACGACATGCTGATGGGCATGCCCGAAGAtcagaagaagctcctctctctGGGCAGCGCCTCAGAATACAAGTATCTGACCATG GGTAAATGCACCAGCTGTGAGGGACGGGACGACGGGAACGAGTACGCTCACTTCCGCTCTGCTCTGAAAGTACTCACCTTCTCCGAGAATGACTCCTGGGAAATCTCCAAACTGCTCGCTGCCATACTCCACCTGGGAAATGTGAACTTCACCA GCAGCACGGTGAATAACCTGGAGGGCAGCGACATCGCCAAGTCTTCCCACTTCACGATGGCCAGCAAGCTTTTGGAG GTGGATCCCAAAGCGCTGGAAGACAGCCTGACTCAGCGCTCCTTCATGACCGCCAGAGAGAGCGTGGTCAAACCGCTGAACACCACACAGGCCATGGACGGCAGGGACGCTTTCGTCAAA GCGATATATGGACGTCTCTTCATTTGGGTGGTGCACAAAATCAACAAAGCCATTTACAAGCCTCCTGAGGACGAAAGCGATGTCCGACAGTCCATCGGCCTGCTCGATATCTTCGGCTTTGAGAACTTTGCCAAAAACAG CTTCGAGCAGCTGTGCATCAATTTTGCCAACGAGCAGTTGCAGCAGTTCTTCGTGAAGCACGTTTtcaagctggagcaggaggagtacGCCCGGGAGGGCATCGTCTGGAAGCACATCGACTACCAGGACAACCAGAGCACACTGGATGTGCTGGCCAACAAACCCATGAACATGCTGGCGCTCATTGACGAGGAAAGCAACTTCCCAAAG GGCACAGATGCCACATTGCTCCAAAAGCTGAATCAAGTTCATGGGAAAGGGAACATCTACCTTACCCCAAAGAATGACCACGACACGCAGTTTGGAATCCAGCATTTTGCCGGAGCGGTCTACTACGATTCAAAAG GCTTCCTGGAGAAAAACCGTGATGCTCTGAGCACCGACCTGATCCAGCTGGTGGAGACCTCCGCCAACAAACTCCTCAAAAGCGCCTTCCACAATGAGCTCTCCGGCAGCTCCTCAACAATCAAGAGCAGTGCCAACCCCAAGATGATCATCACCCCATCAAGGCAGACCGTGAGG caAGCGGCCGACAACAAGAAGCGTGTGCCGACCCTGAGCGGACAGTTCCGCAAGTCTCTGGACTTGCTGATGAAGACTTTGACTGCATGCCAGCCTTACTTCATACGCTGCATCAAACCCAATGATTTCAAGAGGCCCAAG GTGTTCGACAGGGAGCTGTGCATGACGCAGCTCCGCTACTCCGGCATGATGGAGACCATCAGGATCAGGAAAGCTGGGTATCCAGTGCGCTACAGTTTCGACGACTTTCTCAACCGCTACCGTGTCCTGCTCAGGGCTCCCACGGGCGATCCCAAAAAA gaaaacaaagagaaactctGTGAAAGCATTTGTAAAAGTGTTCTTGCTGGTAAAGGCGACTGGAAAACCGGCAAAACAAAGATTTTCCTCAAG GACTTTCACGACACCATACTGGAACTGGAGAGAATGGAGCAGCTCAACACAAAAGCACTTCTGATCCAGAAAGTAATGAGAGGCTACAAATACAG GAGGGATTTCCTGAGGAAAAAGGCAGCGGTGCTCGTCATCCAGAAACACTGGAGGGGCTACAAAGGCAGGAAGCTGTACCGAACG GTGCAGCTGGGCTTTGCAAGACTCCAGGCACAAGTCCGCTCCCGTCAGCTGTGCTTCCAGTACAAGAAGAAGCGGGAGGCGGCCCTCGTGCTGCAGGCCCACGCCAAAGGATACCTGGCCAGGAAGGAGTTCCGGCGCAAGAGAGACGCCGTGATCCTGCTGCAAGCTCACACCAGGGGCATGCTGGCCAGGAAAGCTCTCAAGGAGAAGGAAAGAGCC CGGCACCTCTCTgccagagagaaggagagagaacgGCAGGCTATGCTGGAGAAAAAGAAACGCTTGGAGGAAGTattgaagaggaagaaagagatgGACGACCAGGCTCAGCAAGAGTCCATCACAAACCAGGAAATGGTGGATGAAATCTTCGGGTTCCTGCCCACCATGGttggaggcagggagggagacGCACCGGCGGGACTCGAG AACATTGAAGGAAAGAGGATGATCATCGAAGAAATAGACATCGATGAAATCCCCATGGAGGAAAACAGTCTCGACGAAGACGAGGACGACGGCCTGGATGAGTACTCCTTCTCCAAATTCGCCACCATGTACTTCCAGGGGGCTGCTTCCGCCAGCCACGTTCGCCAGCGCCTTCGACAGCCCTTACTCTACCACGAGGATGAAGGCGATATCCTG GCTTCCCTGACAGTGTGGTGGATCATCCAGCGCTTCATGGGAGACTCTCCTGAGCCAAGGATGCAGGGCAGGGTTCGACAGAGCGCCGCACAGGAACGATTTCTGCCACAAGACCTGGAACAG AGAGTCAATGAGTCAACGCCAAACAGGAAGGCTTCCATCTCCAGTGACAAGGTCCAGATTAATCCAcagggccagagggggtccgctGACAAGCTTTCCAGAAGCAAAAGAGCATCTGCCCACTCG ACGGAGGATCAAAACAGAGGGTCGAAGCAGCCCGGCCTGCAGACTGTTGAAGAGGACAGCAACGTCCTGATTGGAGAGGGACCCACCATGAACAGACCACTGACCTCCATGGAGAAGCTCCACATCATTGTGGGCTACGCCATCCTCAGACCTGAGCTCAG GGACGAGATTTACTGTCAAATCTGCAAGCAGATTCAGGGCAACAACAATCGCAGAAGCTACTTCCGAGGATGGatcctgctgtctctctgtctgggCGTCTTCCCTCCCAGTGACAGGTTTGTGAAG TACCTCCAGAGTTTCGTTCACTCTGCTCCAGAATCGTACGCCTCCTTCTGCGCTAAAAGGCTGCGACGAACTCTAATGAATGGAATGAGGGGGGAGCCTCCTGCCTGGCTGGAGCTTCAG gCAACCAAGACTATGAAGCCCATAATCATGTCTGTGATGCTGCTGGACGGCCGCTCCATCAACCTTCCTGTTGACTCAGCATCCACCTCCAGAGAGATCTGCCAGCTCGTCGCCAACAAAATCAAACTCCAGGATACCTTCGGCTTTTCTGTTTACGTCGCCCTGTATGACAAG GTGTGGGCTCTGGGCAGCGGCCGGGAGCACGTGATGGACGCCATCTCCCAGTGTgagcaggaggtgaagaggaggggaggccaGGAGCAGCACGCTCCCTGGCGACTCATCTTCCGCAAGGAGATCTTCACCCCGTGGCACGACAGCAAGGAGGACAAGACCAGCACGGACCTCATCCACCGACAGATCATCCATGGGCTGAAGTTTGGGGAGTACCGCTGTGAAAGG GAGGATGATCTGGTCCAGCTGGCTGCTCAGCATCTGTACGTTCTACatgagacagacagcagcacgGCAAATGTGAAGGAAGCCGTGCAGGACTGCATCAAGAACTCTCTGCTGGAGTCGAAATCAGAGGCCAAGTGGTTGCAGATGGTCAGCACAGCCCATGCTcag GGTCCGTATCTGGCTTCAAGAAAAACGGCAGACCTGGTGAAGGCAGACATGGTTGACTTTGCCCGGGAAGCTTGGCCAATGCTGTTCTCCAGGTTCTTTCAGGTCACCAAGGTTTCAG GTCCACCTTTACCAAAGAACAAGTTCATTGTGGCAATTAACTGGACCGGTATCACCTTCCTGgatgagagggagaagaggCTGCTGCAGTTATCTTTCCCAGAAGTCACTGCCATCAATACCCTGAG AGAAAAGAAGGTGTCTGGCCAGACCGTGAGTCTGCTGACACTGAAAGGAGACTTCCACCTGAGCGGCTCCAACGCCGAGGACATGGCCGAGCTCGTCACGATGTTCATCGGTGGCCTGACAGAGCGCTCCCAATATGCGGTTGCTCTGAAGGAAATGAGCAGATCAG ACGACCCGACGCTCCTCAGCTTCAAGAAAGGAGAGCTCATTATAATTATTAAGGACAATGAGTTCTCTCAGGAGCGGGGCTGGATTAAGGGCCAGGTTGATAACACGAAGCGGACAGGAGCCGTCCCCATCGAGGCCATCCTCATCCTGCCCACGCTGAGCAAACCCTCCAACGAGGTCTTG aacCTCATCAACCTCTCTCCaaaccagaggaagaacatCATCGAGGCAAACATCAAGCAAACGGACACAATGACAGCCGTGGCTCCCGTCACGCTGAAGGAGTTCTCTCTCGAGTATTTCAG GCAGCCCATAAAGGACGTGAACCGGCAGGTGATTTCCAGGAACGCAGCTCCTGAGAGGCTGTGGGCCCACTCCAGAGAGCCCATCCGACAGCCGCTCCTCCAGAAGCTGGGCAACTCAGAGCTGAGCCACAAAGCCTGCCTTGCTTTCACCG CTATCCTGAAGTACATGGGGGATTACCCCACCAAACAGATGCAGAGCCCCCTCGAGCTCACTGACCAGATCTTCGGCCCGGCCACCAAATACGAGGCGCTCAGGGATGAGATCTACTGCCAGATCATGAAGCAGatgaccaacaacaacaaccg GTTCAGTATGGAGCAGGGCTGGCAGctgctgtggctctgctgtggCTTGTTTCCTCCCAGTAAGTCGCTTTTGAGGCATGCACAGCGATTTGTAGAATCCCGCCGCAGACAGCCGCTCGCCTCCGACTGTCTGCAGCGAATGCAGGACTCTCTGAG gatgGAGCCCAGGAAGCTCCCACCTCATCAAGTGGAGCTGGACGCCATCAAGCAGAACAGCACCCAGATCTTCCACAAAGTCCACTTCCCCAATGACACAGACGAG ATATTTGAGGTGGCGACCAGCACCAGGGTGAAGGACCTCATCCAGAGCATTGTCAAGAAACTCAAGCTGGCTTCAGCAGACGGATTCAGTATTTTCGTCAAAATACAAGACAAG GTTTTGAGTTTGAATGACTCAGATTACTTCTTCGATAGTCTGAGAAATATCACCGACTACTCCAAGGGAGCCAAGAGGATCAAGGATG CTGGGCCAGTCAACATCTCATACCGGGTGTTCTTCATGAGAAAGTTGTGGTTTAATGTGATCCCTGGCAGAGACCCAAAAGCTGATAGTATCTTCCACTTCCCTCAG GAGTTACCCAAGTATCTGAGAGGCTATCATATCAGCAACAAAGAAGATGTGCTCAACATCGCCAGCCTCCTGCTGAGGATAAAGATCGGCAAAGACAAGAGCCAGCTTGTGATGATCCcgaagctgctgaaggagctggtgCCAGCCGACCAGCTGAAAGCCTTGTCCGAGAACGAGTGGAAGAAG AATATTGCGGCGGCTTTCAACAAACAAGCTGCTTCGACTGCTGAAGAAGCAAAAGTGGCGTTCCTGAAGACCGTCAGCCGATGGCCGACCTTCGGCTGTGCCTTCTTCGAAGTGAAG CAAACATCTGAGCCAAACTTCCCGGATATCGTGCGAATAGCCATCAGCAAACAAGGGCTCACAATCATACACCCTAAAACCAAG GAAGTTTTGGCGAATCACCCGTTCAACCGCATCGCCAACTGGTCCAGCGGGAGCACCTACTTCCACATGACCATCGGCAGCTTGGTCAAAGGAACCAAGTTCCTGTGCGAGACTTCTCTG ggTTACAAGATGGACGATCTTATAAGCTCCTACGTCAACATGTACGTCAGGGAGAAGCGGGCGCTGCAAGCCAGGAACCAGCGCTTCAACATGTGA